AAATGGTCCGGCCCTTCCGGGACGAAGTCGCGCGATATGGTGAGTATTCCAAGGCCGGGGAATTCGTATACGACCATCCCTTCCAATGGGGCTCCAAAAGAACCGGTCCGGACCTCGCCCGCGTCGGTGGCAAATACCCGGACAGCTGGCACTACAATCACCTGCTGGACCCGTCGTCGATGTCGCCGGGCTCGATCATGCCTTCCTACGTATGGCTCTTCGACCACGAAATCGATACCGTCGATACCTATAAAAAGATCCGCGCCATGCAAACGCTGGGCGTCCCTTATCCGGAGGGTTATGCCGAAAAAGCCAACGAAGACCTGGTGAAACAGGAGGCGTCGATCAAGGCGTCACTAAAAGCCGACAAGATCAGTACGGGCCAGAACAAGGAAATCGTCGCCTTGATCGCCTACCTGCAACGCCTGGGGAAAGATATCAAGGCCGCGCCGAAAGAGGAGGCCTCAGCGGACGGCAGTAACGTGATGGGCAATTAAAACACGCACAATGAAATTTATCAACTACCTGGAAAAAATCAGCGGGGTAAGCATCTACGGCATGACCTCCCTGCTGTTGTTCGGTACCATCTTCACGATCATGCTGGTGTGGGCGCTCAGGGCGGACAAGGGGATGATCGAGGAAATCAGGAAGATGCCATTGGAAGAAAAATAAAATGATTGATATGTCTACTTTGGAAAATCCTTTTGTACTGGTGATGACCGGCATCATGGTGGTGCTCCTCCTGGTGATCAAATCGCTGGCCTCGCTCCTGTTGGCGGCGGCCAAACGCTCCTGGAAGGAAGAGCAGAGGGCCAGGGCCGGGGTACTGGCCGCCGCACCGATGATCAGCGGGATTTCAGACACTACCTTTTATATGCTGGTGTCGATTGTGGCCCTGGAGGTGTTGGTGATCCTGTACCTGTTATACAACCTTCGCGTGCTGTTGACAGAGCACAGCGCTCCCAAAGAGCGGAAGTCTATTGACTACCGGGCCATTTGGACGAAAATGAACCGATTCCGCCCAGCCACAGAGGAGTCAGCCATAGACGTCGGTCACGACTATGACGGCATCCGGGAACTGGACAATAAATTACCACCCTGGTGGCTGTATGGATTTTATGCCACCATCATTTTCGCCTGCGTATACCTCTGGCGCTACCACGTCGCGCATTCGGCGCCCCTGCCCGCGGAAGAATACCGGATCGCGGTCGAGCAGGCCGAGATCAAAAAGCAGGAATACCTGAAGAATGCCGCCAACAGCGTGGATGAGAATACGGTCAAACTCTTGACATCACCCGCCGACCTGGAGGCCGGGAAGGCCATCTTTCAAGGCACTTGTTTTGCCTGCCACGGGAAAAACGGGGAAGGGGGCGTCGGGCCCAACCTGACCGATGCGTATTGGCTGCACGGGGGGACCATACAGGACGTTTTCAAGACGATCAAGTACGGCTGGCCGGACAAGGGGATGAAAAGCTGGAAGGATGATTTTTCGCCCGGCCAGATTGCGCAGATTGCCTCTTATGTGAAGTCCCTGGCGGGGACAAACCCACCGAATGCAAAAGCGCCACAAGGAACACTCATGAAATAAATCGTATGGACAACTCCTTCCGGGACCAACTGGCGACCGTGGACGCCAAAGGGCATCGCAAATGGATATTTGCGCAAAAACCGCACGGCAAATGGTATAGCGCACGAACCTATATCAGCTGGTTCTTTTTTGTCCTTTTTTTTGCCCTGCCCTTTGTATACGTCCACGGCCAGCCCTTTTTACAATTCAATATCCCCGAAGCCCGGTTCATCATCTTCGGGAAGATCTTCTGGCCGCAGGATTTTTTCATCTTCGGGCTGGCGACGGTGACCTTTATCATCTTCGTGATCCTGTTCACCGCGGCCTTCGGACGGTTGTTTTGCGGCTGGGTTTGCCCCCAGACAATCTTTATGGAAATGCTTTTCCGGAAATTGGAGTACCTGATCGAGGGGGACGCCGCCCGGCAAAAAATTTTGCAGAAGTCTCCCTGGACCACGGAGAAAATCCTCCGGAAGTCCGCGAAACACGTGGTTTTCTACCTGCTCTCCTTTATCATCGCCAATACCTTCCTGGCCTATATCATCAGTGCCAAAGGACTATGGGCAATCATCACGGGACCGGTCACCGAACACATCCCCGGTCTGTTCGCGATGCTGGTGTTCTCCGGCGTGTTTTATGCGGTGTATGCCTTTTTCCGGGAACAAGCCTGTACGGTGGTCTGTCCCTATGGCCGTCTGCAAGGGGTATTGCTGGACCGGAATTCGATGATCGTCGCCTACGATTATAAACGGGGAGAACCCCGGGGGAAATTCAGCAAAAAAACGGATACCGGTTTGGGCGATTGCATCGATTGCTTCCAGTGTGTAAAAGTGTGCCCGACGGGTATCGATATCCGCAACGGCACCCAAATGGAGTGTGTCGGGTGTACCGCCTGCATCGACGCCTGCAACCACATGATGGAGAAGGCCGGCCGGACACCCAACCTCATCCGCTACGCCTCCGAAAACGGCATATCCGGACATGAGCCGCTCCGGTACACCCTGCGGATGAAGCTGTATACGGCCTTGCTGTCTTTCCTGTTGCTGATTCTTGCGGGTTTGTTGCTCAGCCGTAAAGACGTCGATGCAACGGTCATGCGCACCCCCGGCATGCTCTTCCAGGAACGGGGCGCCGACAGCGTATCCAATTTGTATACGATCAAGGTTGCCAACAAAACGATCCGGAAAGTGCCCCTGGACGTGCGGCTGGTAGACCTGGACGGCAGGGTACAGGTCATCGGGGGAAGCGTCATTCCTTTAAAAGCGGAGGAAGAGGGTAGCGGCACCTTTTTCGTCGTGTTGCCGAAGCATGCCGTAAAAGAACGGAAGACGCGCATCCGGCTTGCCTTGTATGAAGGCGATCATAAAATTGGCGAGATCGGAACAAATTTTCTTGGACCCATCCCCGGTGACGGGGACTAAAACATCTTTATTATGAGTTGGGGTAACAAATTAACGGTGGTATTTATTTTGTTCGGGGCCATGATCTCCTACATGGTATACCGTTGTATGAAAATGCCCGTCGACCTGGTCACGGCGGATTATTATAAAGAGGAGCTGGCCTACCAGGAGGTGATCGACGGCACGAAGGCCGCCAACGCCCTGTCTGCTTTGCCCCGCCTGTCGGAAAACGGGGAACGTATCGAGCTTTGTATGCCCTCGGAGATGCGCGGCCGGTCTCTGGAAGGGTCGATTGTATTCTACTGCCCTTCGGACATGGAAAGGGACAGGCGGGTATCGTTGCAGCCGGATGCGGATGGCCGGCAATGGATACAGTTACTCCCTGCCGGCAACTATACTGCAAAGGTGAGCTGGCGTTCAGGTGGGAAACTGTACTACGCGGAACAGCCGGTCTATATACATTGATTCTTATGGTCGCTTCTCTTTTTGCAGCCTTCCTCCTGGGGTTCGCGGGTAGCGCCCATTGTGTGGGTATGTGTGGGCCGCTCGTCTTATCCATGCCTGTGCGGCACCTGCCGGAGGCAGCGCGATGGCGCGCATCCGGCTTGTACCATGCCGGCCGGATCGGGGTGTACGCATTGGGCGGGCTTCTTTTTGGATTGGTAGGGCACCAGTTCGTGTTGGCCGGGTGGCAGCAGGGGTTGTCGATCGCGCTGGGCGCGGGACTTTTGTGCAAGCTCGTCCTCCGGGGGCCACGGTTCAAGCCGGGCGGGCTGCACCTCCAAAAAACCATCACATGGCTATGGACTTCCCCCTCCCGCGGCAAATACTTCTGGATGGGCGCCGCCAACGGCCTCTTACCCTGCGGGATGGTCTATATCGCCATTGCCGCCGCCCTTACCAGCGACGGCCCCGTAAAGGCCACGGCCTTTATGGCATTTTTCGGCCTGGGCACCCTGCCCATGCTGTTAGGGCTACAGGTCACAGGCAGGATGGTGGGCATGACCACCCGGCAAAATTTGAGAAGGGCCTTGCCTTACCTGACGGCACTCATGGCCGTTTTATTGATCCTGCGAGGGCTGAATCTGGGTATACCGTTTGTAAGCCCGGTACTGGCGGGAAGACCGCCCCAGGCGATCCGGTGCCATTAGCCGATGCGCTCCGGCAGCTCGATCGTGACACTTGTTCCTTCTCCTTCTTTGCTGTCAAGCCATATATCCCCATCGAGCAGGTCCAGGTACCGGCGGACAATGTGCAACCCCAGCCCGGTTCCTTCGATGTTGAGCGCGTTTCCGCCCCGGAAAAAGCTGGTGAACAAGTGTTGTTTGTCTTCCGTGGAAATGCCGATGCCGTTGTCCCGGACGGTGACCGTGATGTGCCGATCCGGGTGGCGGCGTCCCTCCAGGTGGATGGGTGCCCCTTCCGGGCTGAATTTTGAGGCATTGTTCAGGAGGTTCACCAGGATGTTTTTCAAAAGCCGTTTGTCGGAATAGAGGAGCTGGTCGTCCGGGCAGTTGCAGTGGATGACCTGACCGGGTTTGGCGAGCGCCTGCATTTCTTCGGTGACCTCCTCCAGCAGGGGGGCAAGGGACATCCACGCCGGTTCGGCCCTGACCTTACCCTCTTCGAGCCGGCCGAGGGACAGGAAGTCATCCAACAGGTTATTGAGGTGCTTGACGGCGTCCCGGGTGCGCTTGATGTGTTTATCCCGTTTGTCCTGGTCTTCGGTTTGTGTGTACCGGGCCAGTAAATTGGCGGAAGACAGGATGGTGCTTAGAGGTGTCCGGAATTCATGAGACGCCATCGACACGAAACGGGACTTGATCTCCCCCAGTTCTTTCTCCTTGCTCAGGGCGGCGTTCAATTCCTCCTGGGACCGTTCCAGTTCCTGGAGCGCCTCGCGCAGGATGGCGGTGCGTTGTTCGACCTTGACCTCCAGACCGGTATTTAACTGCAGCAGCTCCCTTTCGGATTGTTTGCGCTGGCTGATGTCGACGATAAAAGCGATGACGAACATCCGGCCGTATTGCCGGTAGTGGCTTAGACTGACTTCCACCGGGAATTCGGTACCGTCCTTCGCCCGTGCAAAAAGATCCCGTCCGTGGCCCATGGCCCGGTTCCCGGGTTGTTGGTAGTACCGGTCGCGATGCCCGGCATGAGCTGGGTGAAAACGATCCGGGACCAGCTTGTCGATGTTCGCCCCGGTCAATTCTTTGCTGGCGTAGCCAAACATGGCCGCCCCGGCGGGATTCAACAACACGATGACCCCCCGGTCGTCGGTCAGGATGATGCCTTCGGTGGCGTGCTCGAAGAGGGCCCGGAACTGGTGTTGATCGGCTTCGATCGAGCGGTACAGTTTTTTTACATAGAGAATAAAAACCGTTGTCAGGATGATGATGATCAGGGAAAAAAGGTGCTGGAATATAAGCTGTTTCCGGTCGGCGTTCTCCGTGCTGTAAAAAGAAGCCAGGATGACAAGGGCGACGCCTGTCCAGCCGAAAACCCGTGTATAGTGGTCGCTTTTCAGGAAAACCGTCAGCAGGATGGCGACGATGAGACCGCCGTCGAACAGGGTGTAAGAGGGGTAGAGATATTGAAGCAGCGCCGAACCAAGGGTGACCACGGTACAGCTCAGTAGGATGTGCTGGGCTCGCTCTTTAAACATCCGGTAAAATACGCGGACCGGGCCCGGTGTTCCCTGAGCAGCGTCAGGGGCCGGGTTGACTTTACTCATGACCTGTCCGACACCCTGTCATTGACGGGAAAGCAACTGTATTGTTCCTTTGGGTCAAAAAAGGTTCGTATGAAAAAGGTGCTCGTTCACATTGAAAAGGGACATTATCCGCAGGAATTGCTGGATTTCGTCGGCAAGATGGACCCGTTGGGCCACATTGCCCTGACAGCGGCTTTCCTACCGGAATCGGACTACGCCGGGGTGGCGGCGGCAACACCGGACCTGCCTCACCACAGACAAAAGTTGGGTGATTTTTGCACCGACCGGGGTATCCGGCTGGGCATACATTCGGATTATCACGACTTCGAATTGCCTTGCCTGCAAAGCGAGTCCAGATATGCCGACCTGATGTTGCTGAGTGCCCGCCATTTTTTTGAGACGCAGGCTTCCGAACAGCCGAATGCCTGGATGCGGGAGATGCTCCGGGACGCAGAATGCCCGGTGCTGTTGCTGCCGGATAACGCTCCACTGCCGGGGGAACTGATCCTGGCCTATGACGGGTCGGCGGATTCGATGTACGCGATCCGGCAGTTTGCCTACCTGTTCCCGGAATTGATGGGCGTTCACGCCACGCTCGTCTTTATCAGCAACAACCCCGAGGCACAGATCCCTCACGCGGCAGGCGTCCGGGAGTTTTGCGTGACGCATTACAAGCGCTTCCGGATGTTAAGGTTGACCATGAAACCGGTCGAATTCTACCATACCTGGATCGGCATGATGACCCACCCCTGGTTGATCACCGGCAGCTACGGGCGTTCCTTCCTGTCGGAAATGCTGTCCAAAAGTTTTTCTTCGGAGGTCATACGGGAGCACAGGATCCCGGTATTCGTGGCCCATCGTTGACATCACGCATGCGCAATGAATATGGGCAGCGTGTGTCTTCGGATAACATCTTCGATAAAACTGGGTTTCCCCACGTAGGAAAGCCCCGAACGGCCGAACGACCCGCTCACCAGGAGGGCGTCCTTTTTCCCGCTGATCCAGGTGGAGAAGAAATCGGCGGCCTTGAAGTGTAATTTGCTGTAGCTCATATTATCGAACTTGAGCTGGGCGAACCGCTTGAGTTGCTCCTGGTCGGGCATGTCCAAGTTGCCTTCGTCCCTGGCGTACATGATCTCCGTGGGCAGGTCGGCCAGGTCGGGGAAAAGATAGCAGAATTGCCGGAGGGCGAACATACTTTCCTTGCTGCCGTCGTAGGCAATATAGACATGCCCGATCTTTTTGAAGCCCTCGGGTATGATCATGACAGGACATTCAGCGGCGCGCAGGGCTTCATTGTTCCCCTCGCAAAACAACTCCGCGCTGGCGAGCATTACGTCCGCAAAACGGCTTTCCCGGGCCAGCAAGTCCTTGTTCCACGGCTGGTCGTTGTCTGCAATATCATATCGAATGTAGTGTTGCGCGCACTCGCTGGCGAACAGCGCTTTTTGTCCTGCGACCGCCGGGGCGTCGCAGCCGGTCGGCCGGAAAAACAGCCCACGGGCGTGAACCCGCTCCTGAAGCTGAAGCGCGCGAAGAAGGTGGAAAGCCCCTTGCGGAAGCTCATGGCTGGCGCTGACAAAAAGTACCTGTTTCATAACCGATTTGATTTTGTTGATAGAGTGTCCAATTCCGGGTCATCCGGGTTTCCATCCAGGAATTACCCGCCCGTCTCAACACCTGGATGGGGTACCCGAACCATTGTTCGAGCGCTACTTCCAGGTCGGCGACTGTCATGTCGTCGCTCATGCCGATAACCCGGATCAGGAGATCCGCCGCTTGTTGCCGCCCGGTGGTGTCCGACCCGCTGACGACCACAACGCCGGCCCGCTTTACCCACTGGATGCACAGGTAAGGATAAGCTTCGTTGAACTGGCGTTGTATTTCGGCAAAAAGGCGCTGCCGTATCGTATCCATGGTCACGAGGTTTTATGCAATTTTCAAAACGATCCGCCCCTCGATCTCCCCTTTACGCATCGTGTCAAAGACATCGTTGATGTCTTCGAGCCGGGCGGTATGCACGGTGGCCTTTACCCGTCCGTCGACCGCGAAATCGATGGCCTCCTGGAGGTCCTGCCGGGTCCCTACGATGGACCCGCGGACGGTATACCGGTTGAGCACGGTGTCGAAAATGGGAAGGTCAAAACCGCCGGGGGGCAGACCGTTGAGCGAAATTGTCCCCTTACGCCTCAGAGCGGACAGTCCTTGTTTAAAGGCGATGGGGGACACGGCAGTCACGAGGACACCGTGCATGCCGCCCACTTCCTTTTTCAGGAAGGCCCCGGGGTCCTGTTTCTTGGCATTGACGACGAGGCTGGCGCCTAATTTTTTGGCCAGTTCGAGTTTGTCGTCGGACACGTCAATGGCGGCCACCTGGAGGCCCATCGCCTTGGCGTATTGCACGGCCAGGTGACCCAACCCACCTATCCCGGAGATGGCTACCCATTGGCCGGGACGGGTATCGGTTTCCTTGAGACCCTTGTAGACCGTCACGCCGGCGCAGATGATCGGCGCCATCTGGACGAAGTCGATGCCCGCGGGGAAATGCCCCACGTATCGCGCATCAGCCAGGACGT
This sequence is a window from Dinghuibacter silviterrae. Protein-coding genes within it:
- the ccoG gene encoding cytochrome c oxidase accessory protein CcoG, with protein sequence MDNSFRDQLATVDAKGHRKWIFAQKPHGKWYSARTYISWFFFVLFFALPFVYVHGQPFLQFNIPEARFIIFGKIFWPQDFFIFGLATVTFIIFVILFTAAFGRLFCGWVCPQTIFMEMLFRKLEYLIEGDAARQKILQKSPWTTEKILRKSAKHVVFYLLSFIIANTFLAYIISAKGLWAIITGPVTEHIPGLFAMLVFSGVFYAVYAFFREQACTVVCPYGRLQGVLLDRNSMIVAYDYKRGEPRGKFSKKTDTGLGDCIDCFQCVKVCPTGIDIRNGTQMECVGCTACIDACNHMMEKAGRTPNLIRYASENGISGHEPLRYTLRMKLYTALLSFLLLILAGLLLSRKDVDATVMRTPGMLFQERGADSVSNLYTIKVANKTIRKVPLDVRLVDLDGRVQVIGGSVIPLKAEEEGSGTFFVVLPKHAVKERKTRIRLALYEGDHKIGEIGTNFLGPIPGDGD
- a CDS encoding CcoQ/FixQ family Cbb3-type cytochrome c oxidase assembly chaperone, giving the protein MKFINYLEKISGVSIYGMTSLLLFGTIFTIMLVWALRADKGMIEEIRKMPLEEK
- the adhP gene encoding alcohol dehydrogenase AdhP, with translation MKTMKAAVVRDFGQPLHIEERPIPVPGLHQALVKVIASGVCHTDLHAVSGDWPVKPKMPLVPGHEAIGFVVAVGPEAGNVKEGDIVGVPWLYSACGCCEYCITGWETLCEHQQNGGYSVDGGYAEYVLADARYVGHFPAGIDFVQMAPIICAGVTVYKGLKETDTRPGQWVAISGIGGLGHLAVQYAKAMGLQVAAIDVSDDKLELAKKLGASLVVNAKKQDPGAFLKKEVGGMHGVLVTAVSPIAFKQGLSALRRKGTISLNGLPPGGFDLPIFDTVLNRYTVRGSIVGTRQDLQEAIDFAVDGRVKATVHTARLEDINDVFDTMRKGEIEGRIVLKIA
- a CDS encoding sulfite exporter TauE/SafE family protein: MVASLFAAFLLGFAGSAHCVGMCGPLVLSMPVRHLPEAARWRASGLYHAGRIGVYALGGLLFGLVGHQFVLAGWQQGLSIALGAGLLCKLVLRGPRFKPGGLHLQKTITWLWTSPSRGKYFWMGAANGLLPCGMVYIAIAAALTSDGPVKATAFMAFFGLGTLPMLLGLQVTGRMVGMTTRQNLRRALPYLTALMAVLLILRGLNLGIPFVSPVLAGRPPQAIRCH
- a CDS encoding cbb3-type cytochrome c oxidase N-terminal domain-containing protein, translating into MSTLENPFVLVMTGIMVVLLLVIKSLASLLLAAAKRSWKEEQRARAGVLAAAPMISGISDTTFYMLVSIVALEVLVILYLLYNLRVLLTEHSAPKERKSIDYRAIWTKMNRFRPATEESAIDVGHDYDGIRELDNKLPPWWLYGFYATIIFACVYLWRYHVAHSAPLPAEEYRIAVEQAEIKKQEYLKNAANSVDENTVKLLTSPADLEAGKAIFQGTCFACHGKNGEGGVGPNLTDAYWLHGGTIQDVFKTIKYGWPDKGMKSWKDDFSPGQIAQIASYVKSLAGTNPPNAKAPQGTLMK
- a CDS encoding adenine nucleotide alpha hydrolase family protein, with amino-acid sequence MKKVLVHIEKGHYPQELLDFVGKMDPLGHIALTAAFLPESDYAGVAAATPDLPHHRQKLGDFCTDRGIRLGIHSDYHDFELPCLQSESRYADLMLLSARHFFETQASEQPNAWMREMLRDAECPVLLLPDNAPLPGELILAYDGSADSMYAIRQFAYLFPELMGVHATLVFISNNPEAQIPHAAGVREFCVTHYKRFRMLRLTMKPVEFYHTWIGMMTHPWLITGSYGRSFLSEMLSKSFSSEVIREHRIPVFVAHR
- a CDS encoding sensor histidine kinase — its product is MFKERAQHILLSCTVVTLGSALLQYLYPSYTLFDGGLIVAILLTVFLKSDHYTRVFGWTGVALVILASFYSTENADRKQLIFQHLFSLIIIILTTVFILYVKKLYRSIEADQHQFRALFEHATEGIILTDDRGVIVLLNPAGAAMFGYASKELTGANIDKLVPDRFHPAHAGHRDRYYQQPGNRAMGHGRDLFARAKDGTEFPVEVSLSHYRQYGRMFVIAFIVDISQRKQSERELLQLNTGLEVKVEQRTAILREALQELERSQEELNAALSKEKELGEIKSRFVSMASHEFRTPLSTILSSANLLARYTQTEDQDKRDKHIKRTRDAVKHLNNLLDDFLSLGRLEEGKVRAEPAWMSLAPLLEEVTEEMQALAKPGQVIHCNCPDDQLLYSDKRLLKNILVNLLNNASKFSPEGAPIHLEGRRHPDRHITVTVRDNGIGISTEDKQHLFTSFFRGGNALNIEGTGLGLHIVRRYLDLLDGDIWLDSKEGEGTSVTIELPERIG
- a CDS encoding FixH family protein; the protein is MSWGNKLTVVFILFGAMISYMVYRCMKMPVDLVTADYYKEELAYQEVIDGTKAANALSALPRLSENGERIELCMPSEMRGRSLEGSIVFYCPSDMERDRRVSLQPDADGRQWIQLLPAGNYTAKVSWRSGGKLYYAEQPVYIH